A genomic window from Solanum stenotomum isolate F172 chromosome 10, ASM1918654v1, whole genome shotgun sequence includes:
- the LOC125841508 gene encoding putative late blight resistance protein homolog R1A-3 translates to MAAYSAVLSLLQTIDERNIHELFHVHTAETLDSLRATAEYFQKVLDEFEPGKIKSLEEKIRDAASEAEDVVKLKTREIIRGTSWTFGILQHQDLLPLVEKMITTKKQVMDILSDDADPLRESSGDSLIGTTYPMLSDKLEDDIVQGIDDDLEIIVRRLTGPPWDLDVVTISGMGGIGKTTLARKAYDHLPIRYHFDIFAWVTISQEFRYRNVLLEALHCISRKTDIVNAKDYDKMDDNELADLVQKNLKGRRYLVVVDDIWCRDVWDSIRGIFPNYNNGSRILLTTRENEVAMYANTCSPLEMSLLSLENGWRLLCDKVFGPKYEHPPELEEIGKEIVEKCQGLPLTISVIAAHLSKVARTLEGWKDVARTLSDIIASHPDKCLGVLGLSYHHLPNRLKPCFLSMAGFREDFEVETWRLIQLWVAEGFIRTSESGKSLEEVGIDYLEDLISRNLIQARKRRFNGEIKACGIHDLLREFCLIEAEMTKHMHVERTYPTLPTQKHNVRRFSFQTKYYSVDNCCNLLPPVARSIYLFSQLDLPLEPRIMLPKRLPMYHHDPIIHEFFSRFNLLRVLVIFHEDVTFKSFPLVITKLFHLRYLQVRFDGDIPESISELQNLQTLICNGYSSDVNLPEKIWMMKNLRHIRLDGPSYLPSPGTESLVNLEEFSLLCYTSCTNEIFSGIPNLKRLIVSVRLNKVEFSDWQCDMSRLTKLEAFKFEGSYYLPDPIKRFVFPTSLRRLSLTLCRDFVWADISSTIIMLSNLEELKLKHCSVMDGVWRLSDEEEFKSLKLLLLIGSSLKRLEASSDNFPNLKRLVLKDCCYLQEIPADFGEICTLESIELHDCSNPAEDSARNIVQEQEDMGNNLLKVYIYHQLLF, encoded by the coding sequence ATGGCAGCTTATAGTGCTGTACTTTCTCTTCTTCAAACTATTGACGAACGAAATATTCATGAACTCTTTCATGTTCACACTGCTGAAACGCTCGATTCTCTTCGTGCTACTGCTGAATATTTCCAAaaagttcttgatgaatttgaacctggaaaaatcaaatctttggAGGAAAAAATTAGAGATGCTGCTAGTGAGGCTGAAGATGTTGTTAAGCTGAAAACTCGTGAAATCATCAGAGGGACAAGCTGGACGTTTGGAATTTTACAACACCAGGATTTGCTACCACTTGTTGAAAAAATGATTACAACAAAGAAACAAGTGATGGACATTCTTTCTGATGATGCTGATCCACTTCGTGAATCATCCGGGGATTCCTTGATTGGTACTACTTATCCAATGCTGTCAGATAAGTTGGAAGATGATATCGTGCAGGGAATTGATGATGACTTGGAGATCATAGTTAGAAGATTGACAGGACCACCATGGGATCTAGACGTTGTCACAATATCAGGCATGGGAGGCATTGGCAAAACAACACTTGCTAGAAAGGCTTATGATCATCTTCCAATCAGGTATCACTTTGACATTTTTGCTTGGGTTACAATATCTCAAGAATTTCGATATAGAAATGTATTGTTAGAAGCTTTACATTGCATTTCAAGGAAAACAGATATTGTGAACGCAAAAGATTATGATAAGATGGATGACAATGAGTTAGCTGACCTGGTGCAAAAGAACCTAAAGGGTCGAAGATaccttgttgttgttgatgatattTGGTGTAGGGATGTTTGGGATAGCATAAGAGGAATATTTCCTAATTACAACAATGGAAGTCGAATCTTATTGACTACTAGGGAAAACGAGGTAGCAATGTACGCAAATACTTGTAGCCCTCTTGAGATGAGCCTTTTGAGTTTAGAAAATGGTTGGAGGTTACTTTGTGATAAGGTGTTTGGACCAAAATATGAACATCCTCCTGAATTGGAAGAAATTGGAAAGGAAATAGTAGAAAAATGCCAAGGACTACCCTTAACAATTTCAGTGATTGCGGCACATCTCTCTAAGGTGGCCAGGACATTAGAAGGTTGGAAGGATGTTGCCCGAACTTTAAGTGACATCATTGCTAGTCATCCAGATAAATGCTTAGGAGTGCTCGGTTTGAGTTACCACCACTTGCCTAATCGCCTCAAACCTTGCTTTCTTTCTATGGCTGGTTTTCGAGAGGATTTTGAGGTTGAGACTTGGAGATTGATCCAATTATGGGTTGCAGAAGGTTTCATAAGGACTTCTGAAAGTGGTAAAAGTTTGGAGGAAGTGGGAATAGATTATTTGGAGGACCTTATTAGCAGGAACTTGATACAAGCTAGAAAAAGGAGATTCAATGGTGAGATAAAAGCATGTGGAATACATGATCTACTGCGTGAGTTCTGTTTGATAGAAGCTGAAATGACAAAGCATATGCATGTTGAGAGAACTTACCCAACTCTTCCAACACAAAAGCATAATGTTCGCCGCTTCAGTTTTCAAACTAAATATTATTCGGTTGATAATTGTTGCAATCTATTACCTCCTGTTGCCAGATCTATCTACTTATTTTCTCAATTGGATCTACCTCTTGAACCGCGTATCATGCTTCCCAAAAGACTGCCCATGTACCATCATGATCCTATAATACATGAATTTTTCTCTCGTTTCAACCTTCTCAGGGTATTGGTCATCTTCCATGAAGATGTAACATTCAAGTCATTTCCACTTGTGATTACAAAGTTGTTTCATTTGAGATATCTCCAAGTTCGATTTGACGGAGATATTCCTGAATCAATCTCAGAGCTTCAGAATTTACAAACTCTAATTTGTAATGGTTATTCTTCTGATGTAAATTTACCTGAGAAGATATGGATGATGAAGAACTTGAGGCATATACGCTTGGATGGACCCTCTTATTTACCCAGTCCTGGAACAGAAAGTCTTGTGAATCTAGAggaattttctcttctttgttaCACCAGTTGTACAAATGAAATCTTTTCTGGCATTCCCAATCTAAAGAGATTGATCGTTTCTGTACGTCTTAACAAAGTAGAGTTTTCCGATTGGCAATGTGATATGTCGAGATTGACAAAACTCGAAGCATTCAAGTTTGAAGGGTCATATTATTTGCCAGACCCCATCAAGAGATTTGTTTTTCCAACATCACTTAGGAGGTTGTCTTTAACTCTGTGTCGTGATTTTGTTTGGGCAGACATATCATCAACTATCATCATGTTGTCAAATCTTGAAGAGCTCAAACTTAAACATTGTAGTGTCATGGATGGTGTATGGAGATTGAGTGATGAGGAAGAGTTCAAAAGCTTGAAGTTGTTGTTACTGATTGGCTCAAGTCTTAAGCGTTTGGAAGCTAGCAGTGATAACTTCCCAAATCTAAAACGCCTCGTTTTGAAGGATTGCTGCTACCTACAAGAAATTCCAGCAGATTTTGGGGAAATTTGTACTTTGGAATCAATTGAGTTACATGATTGCAGCAATCCTGCTGAGGATTCTGCCAGAAATATTGTACAAGAACAAGAGGACATGGGAAATAATTTACTTAAGGTCTACATCTATCATCAATTATTGTTTTGA
- the LOC125843154 gene encoding uncharacterized protein LOC125843154, translating to MNSHHFESFGVRFTGKNYSSWEFQFQLFVIGKELWGHIDGSDPAPTDATKLGEWKIKDAWVMTWILGSIDPLIVLNLKLYKTAKAMWDYLQKVYNQDNSARRFQLEYEIANYSQGGLSVQDYFSGFQNLWAKFTDIVYAKIPTKSLSVI from the coding sequence ATGAATTCACATCACTTTGAATCCTTCGGTGTTCGTTTTACTGGGAAAAATTATTCTTCTTGGGAGTTTCAGTTTCAGTTGTTTGTCATCGGCAAAGAACTATGGGGCCATATAGATGGAAGCGATCCTGCTCCTACTGATGCAACAAAGCTAGGTGAATGGAAGATTAAAGATGCTTGGGTGATGACATGGATTCTAGGGTCAATTGACCCTCTTATTGTTCTTAATCTCAAGTTGTACAAGACAGCTAAGGCCATGTGGGATTACTTACAAAAGGTTTACAACCAAGATAATAGTGCAAGACGCTTTCAGTTAGAGTATGAAATTGCTAATTACTCTCAAGGAGGTCTTTCTGTCCAGGATTATTTTTCTGGATTTCAGAACTTATGGGCTAAATTTACAGATATTGTCTATGCCAAAATACCTACTAAATCTCTATCAGTGATTTAG